The Elusimicrobiota bacterium genome includes a region encoding these proteins:
- a CDS encoding membrane dipeptidase, with product MRAAAALCVGLLALPAAAENLITAQAEKRVNKVLARPPYAVSPEARALHSRLTVADMHADPLFWGRDLLRRNALGHVDVPRLVDGGAALQVFSIVTHAPKGINIKSNDAGQGDLITALAVASGWPRKTWTSKLERARHQAAAFDGAAARSGGRLVVILAREDLSGYLAARGTGTVAGLLSVEGAQALDGKLESVAALYDMGVRMVGLTHFIDNEVGGSAHGTSRAGLSEFGRKVLSALEELRMIVDVAHASPALIDDVLAFGKTPPIVSHTGVRGTCPNERNLTDDQLRRIAAKGGLIAIGFWRIATCGDDADAAARAIVHAVKVAGARHVALGSDFDGAVAQPFDASGMPLITQALMRQGMPEKDIASVMGGNAMRFLLERLPAR from the coding sequence GTGAGGGCCGCCGCGGCGCTGTGCGTCGGGCTGCTGGCGCTGCCCGCCGCCGCCGAGAACCTCATCACGGCCCAAGCCGAGAAGAGGGTCAATAAGGTCCTGGCTCGCCCCCCCTATGCCGTATCCCCCGAGGCGCGGGCGCTCCACTCCCGCCTGACCGTCGCGGACATGCACGCGGACCCGCTGTTCTGGGGCCGCGACCTGCTCAGGCGCAACGCGCTCGGCCACGTCGACGTGCCGCGCCTCGTCGACGGCGGCGCGGCGCTCCAGGTGTTCTCGATCGTCACCCACGCGCCCAAGGGCATCAACATCAAGAGCAACGACGCGGGGCAGGGCGACCTGATCACGGCGCTGGCGGTCGCTTCGGGCTGGCCGCGGAAGACCTGGACGAGCAAGCTGGAGCGGGCGAGGCACCAGGCGGCGGCCTTCGACGGCGCGGCGGCGCGCTCCGGCGGACGGCTCGTCGTGATCCTCGCGCGGGAGGACCTGTCGGGCTACCTGGCGGCCCGCGGCACGGGGACGGTGGCGGGCCTCCTGTCGGTCGAGGGCGCCCAGGCCCTGGACGGGAAGCTCGAGAGCGTCGCGGCGCTGTACGACATGGGCGTGCGCATGGTGGGGCTGACGCATTTCATCGACAACGAGGTCGGCGGGTCGGCCCACGGTACGAGCCGCGCCGGGCTGTCGGAGTTCGGGCGGAAGGTCCTCTCGGCTCTCGAGGAGCTGCGCATGATCGTGGACGTCGCCCACGCCTCGCCCGCGCTCATCGACGACGTCCTCGCCTTCGGCAAGACGCCCCCCATAGTCTCGCACACCGGCGTGCGCGGGACCTGCCCCAACGAGCGGAACCTCACGGACGATCAGCTCAGGCGCATCGCCGCCAAGGGCGGCCTCATCGCGATCGGCTTCTGGAGGATCGCCACCTGCGGCGACGACGCCGACGCCGCGGCGCGGGCGATCGTCCACGCCGTCAAGGTCGCCGGCGCGCGGCACGTCGCGCTCGGCTCGGACTTCGACGGGGCGGTGGCCCAGCCCTTCGACGCGTCGGGCATGCCGCTCATCACCCAGGCGCTGATGAGGCAGGGCATGCCGGAGAAGGACATCGCGTCGGTGATGGGAGGGAACGCGATGCGATTCCTCCTGGAGCGTCTGCCCGCCCGCTGA
- a CDS encoding enoyl-CoA hydratase/isomerase family protein → MAQTAAAEVLVEVEGKIGVVSINRPSALNALSISVMDAVSEALGGFDRDPSIHAMVLAGLPKAFAAGADIAEMKDITGGAAAEKQLARHLSNWDRIGNLKKPVVAAVSGFALGGGCELAMACDMIVASETAVFGQPEVLIGVMPGAGGTQRLTKAVGKALSMEMNLTGRKLTAREALSLGLVNRVVPVESFLSEAKKLAHTIAAQPPLAVQAAKASVRESLDSRLSEGLSFERQSFYRLFDTQDQKEGMKAFAEKRKPVWSGK, encoded by the coding sequence ATGGCTCAGACCGCCGCCGCCGAGGTGTTGGTCGAGGTCGAAGGAAAGATCGGCGTCGTCTCGATCAATCGTCCGTCGGCGTTGAATGCTCTGTCGATCTCCGTCATGGACGCCGTTTCCGAGGCCTTGGGCGGATTCGACCGAGATCCGAGCATCCACGCCATGGTCCTCGCGGGTCTTCCGAAGGCGTTCGCCGCCGGCGCCGACATCGCCGAGATGAAGGATATCACCGGCGGCGCAGCCGCCGAAAAGCAGCTCGCTCGCCACCTGTCGAATTGGGACCGGATCGGGAACCTGAAAAAGCCGGTCGTCGCCGCCGTTTCGGGTTTCGCCTTGGGCGGCGGATGCGAATTGGCGATGGCCTGCGACATGATCGTCGCTTCCGAAACCGCCGTCTTCGGCCAGCCGGAGGTATTAATAGGCGTTATGCCCGGCGCCGGAGGCACTCAGAGATTGACCAAAGCCGTCGGCAAGGCTTTATCCATGGAGATGAACCTCACGGGCCGAAAACTGACGGCGCGCGAGGCCCTGTCATTGGGTTTGGTGAATCGAGTCGTGCCGGTGGAATCGTTTTTAAGCGAAGCTAAAAAGTTGGCCCACACCATCGCCGCTCAACCGCCGCTCGCCGTGCAGGCGGCGAAAGCTTCAGTCCGTGAATCGTTAGATTCGCGGTTGTCGGAAGGTCTGTCATTCGAGCGCCAGTCGTTTTACCGTTTGTTCGACACGCAGGACCAGAAAGAGGGCATGAAGGCCTTCGCGGAAAAACGAAAGCCCGTTTGGAGCGGCAAATGA
- a CDS encoding enoyl-CoA hydratase/isomerase family protein produces the protein MSMDLLNELKDGVLTLTLNRPEVLNALTLDMMKGIREALKKASSDKSVKAVILTASGRAFCAGADLGDLKKRQSVKSFSLGDELRDHFNPLVAQIRRLEKPVIGAINGLAAGAGASIILATDIKVCAEKATFLNAFVRVGLVPDSGMTYSLPRFLGYSKALEHMWLAKPVTAEQALACGLVNKVVPAEFVLVEAQMLAAELVKMPPLALALTKRAVNRSAESPSLDEQMEYEAQLQEVLGKTSDHAEGVTAFLEKRPAQFKGE, from the coding sequence ATGAGCATGGATCTCCTCAACGAGCTCAAAGACGGCGTCCTCACTCTCACCCTGAATCGCCCCGAAGTCCTGAACGCATTGACCCTGGACATGATGAAGGGCATCCGCGAAGCGCTCAAAAAAGCGTCCTCGGACAAGTCCGTCAAGGCCGTCATTCTCACCGCGAGCGGCCGCGCCTTCTGCGCCGGCGCCGACCTCGGCGACCTCAAGAAGCGGCAGTCCGTCAAGTCGTTCTCCCTCGGCGACGAGCTCCGCGACCACTTCAATCCGTTGGTCGCTCAGATCCGGCGTCTGGAGAAGCCCGTCATCGGCGCGATCAACGGCCTCGCCGCGGGCGCCGGCGCCAGCATAATCCTGGCGACCGATATAAAGGTGTGCGCTGAGAAGGCCACCTTCTTGAACGCCTTCGTCCGCGTCGGACTGGTCCCCGACTCCGGCATGACCTACTCTCTGCCCCGCTTCCTCGGCTACTCGAAGGCCCTCGAGCACATGTGGCTCGCCAAGCCCGTCACCGCCGAGCAGGCCCTCGCCTGCGGCCTCGTCAACAAGGTCGTGCCCGCCGAGTTCGTCCTCGTCGAGGCCCAGATGCTCGCCGCCGAGCTCGTGAAGATGCCCCCGCTGGCGCTCGCGCTCACCAAGCGGGCGGTCAACCGCTCCGCCGAGTCCCCGTCGCTCGACGAGCAGATGGAGTACGAGGCCCAGCTGCAGGAGGTCCTCGGAAAGACGTCCGATCACGCCGAAGGCGTCACGGCCTTCCTCGAGAAGCGCCCCGCGCAGTTCAAAGGAGAATGA
- a CDS encoding phenylacetate-CoA oxygenase subunit PaaI: protein MTLEPNRIREEKLLAKIAKGQKITELSEMSDDYREHLTNLMSMQADSELAGAFGYVPWIQKSPDIKETLQVAQIVKDEVRHARVMYRLLEGMGVDVDEYYKTHNFNLRVDADDIGTLRAADDKRVNIFYYPIETWYDFIMFNFCMDRGAGHQLEDSLDCSYKPWCDGMEGIFKEEEMHMAHGDQWAKRLSEDPKTHDDLQKAFDKGYPRTMNIFGRANSPKNALYRKYGLKKRDNDEVRQAFAADIKDKAAKFGLKVPAWTPVAAKMSEEPFIPG from the coding sequence ATGACCCTCGAACCGAACCGCATCCGCGAAGAGAAGCTCCTCGCCAAGATCGCCAAGGGCCAGAAGATCACCGAGCTGTCCGAGATGAGCGACGACTACCGCGAGCACCTCACGAACCTGATGTCGATGCAGGCCGACTCCGAGCTGGCCGGCGCGTTCGGCTACGTGCCGTGGATCCAGAAGTCCCCCGACATCAAGGAGACCCTGCAGGTCGCGCAGATCGTCAAGGACGAGGTGCGCCACGCGCGCGTGATGTACCGCCTGCTCGAGGGCATGGGCGTGGACGTCGACGAGTACTACAAGACCCACAACTTCAACCTGCGCGTCGACGCCGACGACATCGGCACCTTGCGCGCCGCCGACGACAAGCGCGTCAACATCTTCTACTACCCGATCGAGACCTGGTACGACTTCATCATGTTCAACTTCTGCATGGACCGCGGCGCGGGGCATCAGCTCGAGGACTCCCTCGACTGCTCCTACAAGCCCTGGTGCGACGGCATGGAGGGCATCTTCAAGGAGGAGGAGATGCACATGGCGCACGGCGACCAGTGGGCGAAGAGGCTGTCCGAGGACCCGAAGACGCACGACGACCTCCAGAAGGCGTTCGACAAGGGGTACCCGCGCACGATGAACATCTTCGGCCGCGCCAACTCGCCGAAGAACGCGCTCTACCGCAAGTACGGCCTGAAGAAGCGCGACAACGACGAGGTCCGGCAGGCCTTCGCCGCCGACATCAAGGACAAGGCCGCGAAGTTCGGCTTGAAGGTCCCGGCGTGGACGCCGGTCGCGGCCAAGATGTCCGAAGAGCCTTTCATCCCCGGATAG
- a CDS encoding 3-hydroxybutyryl-CoA dehydrogenase — protein sequence MIQRVAVVGAGTMGAGIAQLCAQSGFSVKVHDALPAALAALPGRLKKSFDTAVLKGKLSTQQAERAFHSISAVNDIDDLAGADLVIEAAPEDLALKQELFEKLSEVCPDGLLATNTSSLSVAEIMKRAKSPERTLGVHFFNPPVAMKLVEMIRTDETSPEAFQAAWEFLLMGLRRTPVDVKDVPGFIVNRVMRPYYVTAQRMVNTQTSCAAVDDGARGIGGVPMGPFELMDLIGLDTNLAITTAIYEALGRPERFAPPALQKKLVGAGELGRKTGKGFYVYENGKKIGENMRVQNDLAPGNLLTAKDIWSNLAGAIILEAERLVSEGTAGKSDIDTAIKLAMNFPKGPFEWQKESTAA from the coding sequence ATGATCCAGCGCGTGGCGGTCGTGGGGGCGGGCACGATGGGCGCGGGCATCGCTCAGCTGTGCGCCCAGTCCGGGTTCTCCGTGAAGGTGCACGACGCCTTGCCGGCGGCGCTGGCGGCGCTCCCGGGGCGCCTGAAGAAGTCGTTCGACACGGCGGTCCTCAAAGGGAAGCTCTCCACGCAGCAGGCGGAAAGAGCGTTCCATTCCATCTCCGCGGTCAACGATATCGACGACCTCGCGGGGGCGGACCTGGTCATCGAGGCGGCGCCGGAGGATCTGGCGCTGAAGCAGGAGCTGTTCGAGAAGCTCTCGGAGGTCTGCCCCGACGGGCTTCTGGCGACGAACACGTCCTCTTTGTCGGTCGCGGAGATCATGAAGAGGGCCAAATCGCCGGAGAGGACCCTCGGCGTGCACTTTTTCAACCCCCCCGTCGCGATGAAGCTGGTCGAGATGATACGGACGGATGAGACCTCTCCGGAAGCGTTCCAGGCCGCGTGGGAGTTCCTGTTGATGGGCCTGCGGCGGACGCCGGTCGATGTGAAGGACGTGCCGGGGTTCATCGTCAACCGCGTGATGAGGCCTTATTACGTCACGGCGCAGCGGATGGTCAATACACAGACGAGCTGCGCCGCCGTTGATGACGGCGCTCGCGGCATTGGCGGCGTGCCGATGGGCCCATTTGAACTCATGGATCTGATCGGGCTGGACACGAACCTGGCCATTACGACGGCCATCTATGAGGCTCTGGGGAGACCGGAACGATTTGCGCCGCCCGCCCTCCAGAAGAAGCTCGTGGGGGCGGGCGAGCTTGGGCGGAAGACGGGGAAGGGATTTTACGTTTACGAGAACGGCAAAAAGATCGGGGAGAACATGCGGGTGCAGAACGACCTCGCTCCTGGAAACCTTTTAACGGCGAAGGACATTTGGAGTAACCTTGCGGGCGCCATCATATTAGAGGCAGAACGGCTCGTCTCCGAGGGTACCGCCGGTAAATCCGACATCGACACCGCGATCAAGCTCGCGATGAACTTCCCCAAGGGGCCTTTTGAATGGCAAAAAGAAAGCACGGCGGCGTAG
- a CDS encoding aldehyde dehydrogenase family protein, whose protein sequence is MSTAILPEVHPLLKEFLSRKVHKLLIDGLPADAASGKTFATLNPATGEALGIVAEADSADIDRAVSAARKALDGSWSRFSPAEREKILHKAADLLEARAEAFAQLESLDNGKPIREAKNGDLPLAVGLLRYFGGWPTKIHGETTPVSVPYFPGAKFLHYTVREPVGVVGAIIPWNFPLLMAVERLAPALACGNAVVLKPAEQTPLSALWLGELLLEAGVPAGVVNVVPGFGPTAGAAIARHMGIDKVTFTGSTEVGREVVKASAGNMKRISMELGGKSPNIVFADADLEAAAKGIFMGIFYNQGQCCSAGSRVFIERPAYDKMVAALAERAKTVKQGNPLDPKTHMGPLVSAEQRDRVLSYIESGKKEGAQLLAGGAAASGPGYFVQPTVFGGVKDEMKISREEIFGPVVSVMPFDGLDEVMARANSSDYGLVAAVWTKDVKKAHQAAAKLKAGTVWINCYHFVDAAAPWGGVKQSGYGREKGQYALENYTSLKSVWVDLN, encoded by the coding sequence ATGAGCACCGCCATTTTGCCCGAAGTTCACCCCCTTCTGAAGGAATTCCTGTCGCGCAAGGTCCACAAGCTCCTGATCGACGGCCTGCCCGCCGACGCGGCGTCCGGCAAGACCTTCGCGACCCTGAACCCGGCGACCGGCGAGGCCCTCGGGATCGTCGCCGAGGCCGATTCCGCCGACATCGACCGCGCCGTCTCCGCCGCGCGCAAGGCCCTGGACGGATCTTGGTCCAGATTCTCTCCCGCGGAGCGGGAGAAGATCCTGCACAAGGCCGCCGACCTGCTCGAGGCCCGCGCCGAGGCCTTCGCCCAGCTCGAGTCGCTCGACAACGGCAAGCCGATCCGCGAGGCGAAGAACGGCGACCTGCCTTTGGCCGTCGGCCTCCTGCGCTACTTCGGCGGCTGGCCCACGAAGATCCACGGGGAGACGACCCCGGTCTCCGTGCCCTATTTCCCGGGAGCGAAGTTCCTCCACTATACCGTGCGCGAGCCCGTCGGCGTGGTCGGGGCCATCATACCTTGGAACTTCCCCCTCTTGATGGCCGTCGAGCGCCTCGCCCCGGCCCTGGCCTGCGGCAACGCCGTCGTCCTGAAGCCGGCCGAGCAGACGCCGCTCTCCGCTCTTTGGCTAGGAGAACTGCTCCTGGAGGCCGGAGTCCCCGCGGGCGTCGTGAACGTCGTGCCGGGCTTCGGCCCCACGGCCGGCGCGGCGATCGCCCGGCACATGGGCATCGACAAGGTGACCTTCACGGGCTCCACCGAGGTCGGCCGCGAGGTCGTGAAGGCCTCGGCCGGCAACATGAAGCGCATCTCGATGGAGCTGGGCGGCAAGTCCCCCAACATCGTGTTCGCCGACGCCGACCTCGAGGCCGCGGCGAAGGGCATCTTCATGGGCATCTTCTACAACCAGGGCCAGTGCTGCTCCGCCGGCTCCCGCGTCTTCATCGAGCGCCCCGCCTACGACAAGATGGTCGCGGCACTCGCCGAGCGGGCCAAGACCGTCAAGCAGGGCAACCCTCTCGACCCCAAGACGCACATGGGGCCCTTGGTCTCGGCCGAGCAGCGCGACCGGGTCCTCTCCTACATCGAGTCGGGCAAGAAGGAAGGCGCGCAGCTGCTCGCGGGCGGCGCGGCCGCCTCGGGCCCCGGCTACTTCGTCCAGCCGACGGTGTTCGGCGGCGTCAAGGACGAGATGAAGATCTCCCGCGAGGAGATCTTCGGGCCGGTCGTGTCCGTCATGCCTTTCGACGGCCTCGACGAGGTCATGGCGCGCGCCAACTCGAGCGACTACGGCCTCGTCGCCGCCGTGTGGACCAAGGACGTCAAGAAGGCCCATCAGGCCGCCGCCAAGCTCAAGGCCGGCACGGTCTGGATCAACTGCTACCACTTCGTGGACGCGGCGGCGCCGTGGGGCGGCGTCAAGCAATCCGGTTACGGACGAGAGAAAGGCCAGTACGCCCTCGAGAACTACACGTCGCTGAAGTCGGTCTGGGTGGACCTCAACTAA
- a CDS encoding class I SAM-dependent methyltransferase codes for MTMQANQQEWNYLWTNLQDNDEWLFRAWIHPNTIESFAGKTVMDAGCGPGHHSRLSARYAKRVVGVDLNTSPIAREKLKDLPNVEIVSGDIAKWDTGERFDVVYSVGVVHHTQDPDATAAHLKTLVKPGGRIIFWLYSREGNGFVYWILEPLKKYFLDYLPRPVVMGLSHVLTVVGTALMHTFYRLPLPETFPYYSYCKNLRDSTYQRRLLNVFDKLNAPTTHLITEAQARSWVEGWKDAHVDFYVGTSWRVSGTKPG; via the coding sequence ATGACCATGCAAGCCAATCAGCAGGAATGGAACTATCTCTGGACGAACCTCCAGGACAACGACGAGTGGCTGTTCCGCGCCTGGATCCACCCGAACACGATCGAGAGCTTCGCCGGTAAGACCGTGATGGACGCGGGCTGCGGGCCGGGGCATCATTCGCGGCTCTCGGCGAGGTACGCCAAGCGGGTCGTCGGCGTGGACCTCAACACCTCCCCGATCGCCCGGGAGAAGCTCAAGGACCTGCCGAACGTGGAGATCGTCTCCGGCGACATCGCCAAGTGGGACACCGGCGAGCGCTTCGACGTGGTGTATTCCGTCGGCGTCGTCCACCACACGCAGGACCCCGACGCGACGGCCGCGCATCTGAAGACCTTGGTCAAGCCGGGCGGGAGGATCATCTTCTGGCTGTACTCGCGGGAAGGGAACGGATTCGTGTATTGGATCCTGGAGCCCTTGAAGAAATATTTCCTGGATTACCTTCCGCGGCCCGTCGTCATGGGCCTGAGCCATGTCTTGACCGTCGTCGGCACCGCGCTCATGCACACCTTCTATCGCCTCCCCCTTCCGGAAACCTTCCCGTATTATTCGTACTGCAAGAACCTTCGGGACTCGACCTACCAACGTCGTTTATTGAACGTCTTCGACAAGCTCAACGCCCCGACCACCCACCTGATCACCGAAGCGCAGGCGCGCTCCTGGGTCGAGGGCTGGAAGGACGCGCACGTGGATTTCTACGTCGGGACCTCCTGGCGGGTCTCCGGGACGAAGCCCGGGTGA
- a CDS encoding B12-binding domain-containing radical SAM protein: MKICLVRPPSIVNPVSYIASLTPPIGLAYIASALREAGHEVVLIDGIGEKPLQSVPIAYNLVLRGLTFEEICERIPRDAGLIGVSGMFSSEWVHIRELINKIGAARPGIPLVAGGEHFTAEPAVSMKQCPGLSVCVLGEGEETIVEVAAALEKGGDLKLVKGLALRDGGGVLLTGERARIRSVDRIAKPAWDLIPLRAYWDNFLSYGVNRGKSMPMLASRGCPYQCTFCSNPVMWTTRWIARAPNLVLDEIEDYVKRFGVSNVDFYDLTAIVKRDWILEFAKGLVERKLGITWQLPSGTRSEAIDAEVSKWLYASGCRNMNYAPESGSAESLKRMKKNVSIPRLTQSLRDAVKAGLNVKLNIIIGMPDDTHLDTWKTLWFLVKMSWHGAHDVSVGAFSPYPGSELYARLVKEGKIKHDDEYFDKLAYVDITETISYTDHISSRWLRIYNWLGFAVFYGSNYLFRPSRFLTTLHNLRTGHHESRGEMALSGILSRMKLAPPVKKV, translated from the coding sequence ATGAAGATCTGCCTCGTCCGGCCCCCGTCGATCGTTAACCCCGTCTCGTACATCGCGTCCCTGACGCCTCCCATCGGCCTCGCCTACATCGCCTCGGCCCTGCGCGAGGCCGGCCACGAGGTCGTTTTGATCGACGGCATCGGGGAGAAGCCCCTTCAGAGCGTGCCGATCGCCTACAACCTCGTCCTGCGCGGGCTGACCTTCGAGGAGATCTGCGAGCGGATACCGAGGGACGCCGGCCTCATCGGCGTCTCCGGCATGTTCTCCTCGGAGTGGGTCCACATCCGCGAGTTGATCAACAAGATCGGCGCCGCGCGCCCGGGCATCCCGCTCGTCGCCGGCGGCGAGCATTTCACCGCCGAGCCCGCCGTCAGCATGAAGCAGTGCCCCGGCCTCTCCGTCTGCGTCCTCGGCGAGGGCGAGGAGACCATCGTCGAGGTGGCGGCGGCGCTCGAGAAGGGCGGCGACCTGAAGCTCGTGAAGGGCCTGGCCCTGCGCGACGGCGGCGGCGTGCTCCTCACCGGCGAGCGCGCGCGCATCCGCTCCGTGGACCGGATCGCCAAGCCCGCCTGGGACTTGATCCCGCTCAGGGCCTACTGGGACAACTTCCTCTCTTACGGCGTCAACCGCGGCAAGAGCATGCCGATGCTCGCCTCCCGCGGCTGCCCCTACCAGTGCACGTTCTGCTCGAACCCGGTGATGTGGACGACGCGCTGGATCGCGCGCGCCCCGAACCTCGTCCTCGACGAGATCGAGGATTACGTCAAGCGCTTCGGCGTCAGCAACGTGGACTTCTACGACCTCACCGCGATCGTCAAGCGCGACTGGATCCTCGAGTTCGCCAAGGGCCTCGTCGAGCGCAAGCTCGGCATCACCTGGCAGCTGCCCAGCGGCACGCGCTCCGAGGCCATCGACGCCGAGGTCTCCAAATGGCTGTACGCCTCGGGCTGCCGCAACATGAACTACGCGCCCGAGAGCGGCTCCGCCGAGAGCCTCAAGCGCATGAAGAAGAACGTCAGCATCCCCCGGCTGACGCAGTCCCTGCGCGACGCGGTGAAGGCCGGGCTCAACGTCAAGCTCAACATCATCATCGGCATGCCCGACGACACGCACCTCGACACGTGGAAGACGCTGTGGTTCCTCGTGAAGATGTCCTGGCACGGGGCGCACGACGTCTCCGTCGGCGCCTTTTCCCCCTATCCCGGGTCGGAGCTGTACGCGCGCCTGGTCAAGGAAGGCAAGATCAAGCACGACGACGAGTACTTCGACAAGCTCGCCTACGTGGACATCACGGAAACGATCTCCTACACCGACCACATCTCGTCCCGGTGGCTGCGCATCTACAACTGGCTCGGCTTCGCGGTGTTCTACGGCAGCAACTACCTGTTCCGCCCCTCGCGCTTCCTCACGACCTTGCACAACCTGAGGACGGGCCATCACGAGTCCCGCGGCGAGATGGCGCTGAGCGGGATCCTCAGCCGCATGAAGCTGGCGCCGCCGGTCAAGAAGGTCTGA